In Dermacentor silvarum isolate Dsil-2018 chromosome 10, BIME_Dsil_1.4, whole genome shotgun sequence, the genomic stretch AGTCTTTCATCCGGGGCCCGCGCTTTGCAACGACGAACGCTCATTAGTCGCAACGGCGAACGCTCATTCGTCGTTCGTCCAGCATGTTTGAAAGCAGATTCCTTTATTCTATGTAGACGCGTGGTAGACGTTGGACGACAAACTGCGCAACGCTGTCCTCGTGGTTGTGCTTACGGTCCCTGCACGTACGATAATCTCATGGCTGATTTCAACGACGAGGCCACTCCTGCGAGCAGTGACATGACGCCAGGCCGTGCCGCGCCGTACGACGGAATCCCGATACAAGTGCGCAGTTACAACACACACGGCACGTTCGTTGACGTTCCGGTGGACCTTCGTGGTACGCCGCAGCCGATTCTTCGCGTCCCCTGGGGACTGGCGGTGACCAGCATGCCGAATGGAGGGATAAACGCAACGCCCCAGAGACTGTTTGTCGTGCAGACCAGCCCTTATTACGGCATCATGCTAGCTGCCTACGAAGCGCTCCAACTTGTCGCTCCGTCCGCCTATGGAGAGATGGAACTGGGCGAGCATGTTCCGATTCAGGTAATACCACGCCAGATAATCAGTGCCGTGCCTGTGATTCTCGCTGCGGGGCAGGGTCAACCCCAGACTCTCACGCTTACCCCAGTTGGCCAGTTTCCGATGCTTGTCCGGGTATTACCGGCTATGCCGGTTCAACACATTGGTGTGTCCAATGCCGCCGCCTTACACGTATTCCCGATACCAGTTTCATCTGACGCCGAAGCAGTGCCGCAAACGCCGGAGATGGCGCTGATGGGGATGCCAGCTGCTCAGGCAATGAAGAAGCCGTCAGAGTGGACGGTGAACGAGGTCGCGGAGTTTATTATGCAAATTTCGGGATGCGCTGGCTTTGACCAAGTGTTCCGCGCTCACCGGATTGATGGCAACGCATTGCTGCTCTTGTGCGAACATCACCTTATCACGGTCATGAACATCCCCCTTGGCGCTGCCCTCAAGATCCGCTCGGCAATAAAGTGGCTGCGACGTAAGGAGAAGGAAGGACCAGTGGGTCCCGAGTGAACGTTTACCTACTCGCCTCCTATTATGCTGAGTATATGGAGCATTGCTTCTTTCGCCGACAGCAAGTCCGGCTGTTAATTCACATTTCACGGCCAAATCGCGCATAGACGCTAGTCGCGATCGGCGCTCAGCTGCAGCGCCTGTAATGTGGCCGCATTATTTACTCTGTTCAGCGTTGCAGTGTGTTACAAGGCATTGGTTACTCTAATGGTGGCCGAAGGCGGCGCCATGCTTTTATTTTGCGAAATAAATTATTTTATTGGTCGTGTTCCCTCGCCGTCTCCTTTTGTAACATTCGTTAATGGACACTGGTATTACGGTACCCGATGGCCACTCGGGTCCCTCAGGTGCTGTCTGTGGTATTCCCGTTCGACCACTTTGGAAGACTCCTGCATGGCGTATAAGCTCCAGGAACGCCGCCTCACTGAAGCGACGATCATCCTGTCTGCACAGGTAAACTATGTGACTGACTGCATGCCACATGAAAATGATTCCGAAATAAGGCGTTTCAATCCTTTCGTCACATTGACTTGCCCTTGTATAGCCAGTCGATGCATTCAAAACATCTCGCATAGTGATGGAGAATGTGATTGCTTCGGAAGATAAGGCGATCGTCGCAATTGATAAGCGCTTAGCGAATACCATAAGGCTACCATCATTGTTCACACAGAGAAAcaacgaactttttttttattcgcttggGTTTCCACGCCGCATAACGTCAGTATGAAACGTCAGTGTAGTATAACGTCAGTGTAgtcatgcaggcccgtttcatagagataatgcaacagtgacttataaaatgtgttgtccataatccatcttcCATAATGGAATCCTTCAGCTTGGTCACTCTTCAAGTTTACACCTGTGTGTACACTTTCGCGAATTGTCCTTGCCCCAGGGCACGTCCAAAGTATATGgcgggcatccgctgcagacgcaggagcGGAGCGCTTCGGAGACTGGACAAAGTGTTCGTATGGTTGACCCCAAGCACAAGTGATGGCTGGTGTAAGGAGCGGCCCGGCCCGAGAGAGACTTTCTccacccgagaaagattgtggggGAAATGAGCAGACACGCGGGGGGATGAGGGCACGCGTGTCACGAGCATATTGCCACGCGAGCATATTGTTTttagtacagtgtagtagccacCAGTAAATtcttcgttactgatatttaattaggtaatttaGTAATTAGTAATTGatgatctaactcgagaagtactgtcctgattatcaaagtgtcaatgagaaaattgtagagcaacatgaaaaaaaaaaaaaaaaaaaacgcttaaccttgcactcggccgcg encodes the following:
- the LOC125940600 gene encoding uncharacterized protein LOC125940600, whose amino-acid sequence is MADFNDEATPASSDMTPGRAAPYDGIPIQVRSYNTHGTFVDVPVDLRGTPQPILRVPWGLAVTSMPNGGINATPQRLFVVQTSPYYGIMLAAYEALQLVAPSAYGEMELGEHVPIQVIPRQIISAVPVILAAGQGQPQTLTLTPVGQFPMLVRVLPAMPVQHIGVSNAAALHVFPIPVSSDAEAVPQTPEMALMGMPAAQAMKKPSEWTVNEVAEFIMQISGCAGFDQVFRAHRIDGNALLLLCEHHLITVMNIPLGAALKIRSAIKWLRRKEKEGPVGPE